One Tripterygium wilfordii isolate XIE 37 chromosome 10, ASM1340144v1, whole genome shotgun sequence DNA segment encodes these proteins:
- the LOC120007771 gene encoding putative protein FAR1-RELATED SEQUENCE 10 isoform X1 — MAMKPSNNIWIRRQQCPCGDWKCYIKYEGDDQMSTSSQLVKNEITSTTLTESVFTPYVGQIFKSDDEAFEYYSNFARKNGFSIRKARSTESQNLGIYRRDFVCYRSGFNQPRKKANVEHPRDRKSVRCGCDAKLYLTKEIADGVTQWYISQFSNIHNHELLEDDQVRLLPAYRKIQEADQERILLLSKAGFPINRIVKVLELEKGVQPGQLPFIEKDVRNFVRTCKKTVQENDALLTEKREKDTLELLEACKALADRDANFVYDYTTDENNKVENIAWSYGESVRAYAVYGDAVTFDTTYRSITYGLLLGVWFGIDNHGKAIFFGCALLQEENSHAFAWALQTFLRFMRGRHPQTILTDLDPGLTDTIAREMPSTKHVICIWNILSKLSCWFSLPLASQYEDFKAEFDMLCHLETIEDFEHQWNLFVGRFGLVSDKHIALLFSYRASWPLSYIRGYFLARAMTAEFSQSLDTFLKRILSGQTCLLVFFEQVAAAASFGNQTREPMQYIHIKTCMPLEEHARSILTPYAFNVFQREIALSMHYAASEMENGSYLVRHYKKMDGECLVIWISEGEQIHCSCKEFEHSGVLCRHSLRVLVMKNYFQLPEKYFMLRWRQESSLYHLDDMSNQNISDECAQAFHSLAETLLTESLISRERFNYVHGELAGLLDRVRDMSLTDEFTLNVAVNNASET; from the exons ATGGCTATGAAGCCATCAAATAATATCTGGATTCGACGCCAGCAGTGCCCATGTGGAGATTGGAAATGTTATATCAAGTATGAAGGTGATGATCAGATGTCCACAAGCTCTCAGCTAGTAAAGAATGAGATAACTTCAACAACATTGACTGAATCAGTCTTTACTCCTTATGTGGGTCAAATATTCAAGAGTGACGATGAAGCTTTTGAATACTACAGTAATTTTGCTCGGAAGAATGGATTTTCAATTAGAAAAGCGCGGTCCACAGAAAGCCAAAACTTAGGTATTTATAGGCGAGATTTTGTTTGTTACCGGTCTGGATTTAATCAACCAAGGAAAAAGGCCAATGTAGAGCATCCTAGGGACCGGAAGTCAGTGCGATGTGGATGTGATGCAAAATTGTATTTGACAAAAGAAATTGCTGATGGTGTCACTCAATGGTACATTTCACAATTTAGTAATATTCACAACCATGAATTGTTGGAAGATGACCAAGTGCGGTTGCTACCTGCATACCGAAAAATACAGGAAGCGGATCAAGAACGGATTTTATTACTCTCTAAAGCTGGGTTTCCAATAAATAGGATAGTGAAGGTGCTGGAGTTAGAAAAGGGGGTTCAACCTGGACAGTTGCCCTTCATAGAGAAGGATGTTAGGAATTTTGTTaggacttgtaagaagactgtTCAAGAAAATGATGCTTTGCTCActgagaagagagaaaaagatacCCTAGAACTCCTTGAGGCCTGCAAGGCATTGGCAGATAGGGATGCTAACTTTGTCTATGATTACACCACAGATGAAAATAACAAGGTTGAAAATATTGCATGGTCGTATGGGGAGTCTGTACGTGCTTATGCAGTGTATGGTGATGCAGTTACTTTTGACACCACGTATCGTTCTATCACCTATGGATTACTCCTTGGGGTGTGGTTTGGTATTGATAATCATGGTAAGGCAATTTTCTTTGGGTGTGCATTGCTACAAGAAGAAAATTCTCACGCATTTGCATGGGCTTTACAG ACTTTTCTTCGGTTTATGAGAGGAAGACATCCACAAACAATTCTGACAGATTTAGATCCAGGTCTTACAGATACCATAGCAAGGGAAATGCCTAGTACAAAACATGTTATTTGTATATGGAATATTCTATCAAAATTGTCCTGCTGGTTCTCTCTGCCTCTTGCATCACAGTATGAGGATTTTAAAGCTGAATTCGACATGTTGTGTCATCTTGAAACCATAGAAGATTTTGAACATCAATGGAACCTTTTTGTTGGTCGATTTGGACTTGTTTCAGATAAACATATAGCCTTACTATTTTCATACCGAGCATCCTGGCCATTGTCCTATATCAGAGGTTACTTTCTGGCCCGGGCAATGACAGCCGAGTTTTCACAATCTCTGGACACATTCCTGAAGAGAATTTTGAGCGGACAGACATGTTTGCTAGTATTCTTTGAGCAG GTTGCAGCTGCTGCCAGCTTTGGGAATCAAACCAGGGAACCAATGCAGTATATTCATATCAAGACATGCATGCCTCTTGAAGAACATGCTCGGAGCATTCTTACGCCTTATGCCTTCAATGTCTTCCAACGTGAAATTGCGCTGTCCATGCATTATGCTGCTTCAGAAATGGAAAATGGATCGTATCTTGTCCGACACTACAAGAAGATGGATGGGGAGTGTCTTGTGATTTGGATATCAGAAGGTGAGCAGATTCACTGTTCCTGTAAAGAATTTGAACATTCAGGAGTATTGTGCAGGCACTCTCTTCGAGTACTTGTCATGAAAAACTACTTTCAGCTCCCAGAAAAATATTTCATGCTTCGCTGGCGACAAGAAAGTTCATTATACCATTTGGATGATATGAGCAATCAAAATATCAGTGATGAGTGTGCGCAAGCCTTTCATTCTCTTGCTGAAACTCTGTTGACAGAATCATTGATCTCCAGAGAACGTTTTAATTATGTTCACGGAGAACTTGCTGGACTCCTTGATCGTGTTAGAGATATGTCATTGACTGATGAGTTTACTTTGAATGTGGCAGTTAACAATGCAAGTGAGACTTAG
- the LOC120007771 gene encoding putative protein FAR1-RELATED SEQUENCE 10 isoform X2, translating into MAMKPSNNIWIRRQQCPCGDWKCYIKYEGDDQMSTSSQLVKNEITSTTLTESVFTPYVGQIFKSDDEAFEYYSNFARKNGFSIRKARSTESQNLGIYRRDFVCYRSGFNQPRKKANVEHPRDRKSVRCGCDAKLYLTKEIADGVTQWYISQFSNIHNHELLEDDQVRLLPAYRKIQEADQERILLLSKAGFPINRIVKVLELEKGVQPGQLPFIEKDVRNFVRTCKKTVQENDALLTEKREKDTLELLEACKALADRDANFVYDYTTDENNKVENIAWSYGESVRAYAVYGDAVTFDTTYRSITYGLLLGVWFGIDNHGKAIFFGCALLQEENSHAFAWALQTFLRFMRGRHPQTILTDLDPGLTDTIAREMPSTKHVICIWNILSKLSCWFSLPLASQYEDFKAEFDMLCHLETIEDFEHQWNLFVGRFGLVSDKHIALLFSYRASWPLSYIRGYFLARAMTAEFSQSLDTFLKRILSGQTCLLVFFEQVAAAASFGNQTREPMQYIHIKTCMPLEEHARSILTPYAFNVFQREIALSMHYAASEMENGSYLVRHYKKMDGECLVIWISEVNNASET; encoded by the exons ATGGCTATGAAGCCATCAAATAATATCTGGATTCGACGCCAGCAGTGCCCATGTGGAGATTGGAAATGTTATATCAAGTATGAAGGTGATGATCAGATGTCCACAAGCTCTCAGCTAGTAAAGAATGAGATAACTTCAACAACATTGACTGAATCAGTCTTTACTCCTTATGTGGGTCAAATATTCAAGAGTGACGATGAAGCTTTTGAATACTACAGTAATTTTGCTCGGAAGAATGGATTTTCAATTAGAAAAGCGCGGTCCACAGAAAGCCAAAACTTAGGTATTTATAGGCGAGATTTTGTTTGTTACCGGTCTGGATTTAATCAACCAAGGAAAAAGGCCAATGTAGAGCATCCTAGGGACCGGAAGTCAGTGCGATGTGGATGTGATGCAAAATTGTATTTGACAAAAGAAATTGCTGATGGTGTCACTCAATGGTACATTTCACAATTTAGTAATATTCACAACCATGAATTGTTGGAAGATGACCAAGTGCGGTTGCTACCTGCATACCGAAAAATACAGGAAGCGGATCAAGAACGGATTTTATTACTCTCTAAAGCTGGGTTTCCAATAAATAGGATAGTGAAGGTGCTGGAGTTAGAAAAGGGGGTTCAACCTGGACAGTTGCCCTTCATAGAGAAGGATGTTAGGAATTTTGTTaggacttgtaagaagactgtTCAAGAAAATGATGCTTTGCTCActgagaagagagaaaaagatacCCTAGAACTCCTTGAGGCCTGCAAGGCATTGGCAGATAGGGATGCTAACTTTGTCTATGATTACACCACAGATGAAAATAACAAGGTTGAAAATATTGCATGGTCGTATGGGGAGTCTGTACGTGCTTATGCAGTGTATGGTGATGCAGTTACTTTTGACACCACGTATCGTTCTATCACCTATGGATTACTCCTTGGGGTGTGGTTTGGTATTGATAATCATGGTAAGGCAATTTTCTTTGGGTGTGCATTGCTACAAGAAGAAAATTCTCACGCATTTGCATGGGCTTTACAG ACTTTTCTTCGGTTTATGAGAGGAAGACATCCACAAACAATTCTGACAGATTTAGATCCAGGTCTTACAGATACCATAGCAAGGGAAATGCCTAGTACAAAACATGTTATTTGTATATGGAATATTCTATCAAAATTGTCCTGCTGGTTCTCTCTGCCTCTTGCATCACAGTATGAGGATTTTAAAGCTGAATTCGACATGTTGTGTCATCTTGAAACCATAGAAGATTTTGAACATCAATGGAACCTTTTTGTTGGTCGATTTGGACTTGTTTCAGATAAACATATAGCCTTACTATTTTCATACCGAGCATCCTGGCCATTGTCCTATATCAGAGGTTACTTTCTGGCCCGGGCAATGACAGCCGAGTTTTCACAATCTCTGGACACATTCCTGAAGAGAATTTTGAGCGGACAGACATGTTTGCTAGTATTCTTTGAGCAG GTTGCAGCTGCTGCCAGCTTTGGGAATCAAACCAGGGAACCAATGCAGTATATTCATATCAAGACATGCATGCCTCTTGAAGAACATGCTCGGAGCATTCTTACGCCTTATGCCTTCAATGTCTTCCAACGTGAAATTGCGCTGTCCATGCATTATGCTGCTTCAGAAATGGAAAATGGATCGTATCTTGTCCGACACTACAAGAAGATGGATGGGGAGTGTCTTGTGATTTGGATATCAGAAG TTAACAATGCAAGTGAGACTTAG
- the LOC120007222 gene encoding transcriptional regulator STERILE APETALA — MSTSGSGASSSSSATRGGNGGARRPRPGWDIEIWPEDFVETIIVSIAIAVAERGTRLAAAQEIANLFMVSSTWRAASQSELLWERLVRVVWGKTMRVRPTWREEYIYNHRIARNFRTGRARHYELRFDHSDIRNLFDGTTCRCVALTDTYLACGFLDGAVRVFDVASRQEIRTFRPLERDFRIGAFAASISGIILTGHKIVFSTLDGDIHAAMINEETPVRRIRMGEYVRDGSCASFAGNERFWVGMYAGMPNRSFCVWDAATEEILFFGGNFMDHYAGTSGLNMVTDWAEFLARVRVNSEGIACACTHSRVAVFDMRHDALQLVNEMRQDIVVGSFDANEEACVAVEGFGLGRVSRVPNLQDIYRFQVGGNHNQREITVGCLNKEHALMGTNGVIRVWKVKDGGEYLYSLGDRVGELNAIAATERYVATGGNDDIHLFDFAPQDME, encoded by the exons ATGTCAACATCTGGTTCcggtgcttcttcttcttcatccgcAACAAGAGGAGGAAATGGTGGAGCGAGGAGGCCAAGACCAGGGTGGGACATCGAAATCTGGCCTGAAGATTTCGTGGAGACAATCATAGTGTCGATTGCGATCGCTGTTGCTGAGCGTGGCACTCGTCTTGCAGCGGCTCAGGAAATTGCCAACCTCTTCATG GTCAGCTCCACGTGGCGAGCGGCGTCGCAATCGGAGCTTTTATGGGAAAGGCTGGTGCGAGTCGTTTGGGGGAAGACCATGCGCGTCCGCCCCACGTGGCGGGAGGAATACATTTACAACCACCGTATTGCGCGCAACTTCCGAACCGGGCGGGCCAGGCACTACGAACTCCGGTTTGACCACTCTGACATCAGGAATCTGTTCGACGGCACTACATGCCGCTGCGTTGCCCTTACTGACACGTACCTCGCTTGTGGTTTCCTTGACGGAGCGGTACGTGTGTTCGATGTCGCCAGTCGCCAAGAGATCCGCACGTTCCGACCCCTGGAGCGTGATTTCCGCATCGGCGCGTTCGCTGCCTCCATATCGGGAATCATCCTCACCGGCCACAAAATCGTTTTCTCAACACTTGACGGCGACATACACGCGGCGATGATCAACGAAGAGACACCAGTTCGTCGCATCCGAATGGGTGAGTACGTACGAGACGGATCGTGTGCTAGTTTTGCCGGTAACGAGCGATTCTGGGTGGGGATGTACGCCGGAATGCCAAATCGGTCATTTTGCGTGTGGGACGCGGCGACTGAAGAGATTCTGTTTTTCGGCGGCAATTTCATGGACCACTACGCGGGTACGTCAGGCCTCAACATGGTGACGGACTGGGCCGAGTTCCTGGCCCGGGTTCGGGTCAACAGTGAAGGAATAGCTTGCGCTTGTACCCATTCACGGGTCGCAGTCTTCGACATGAGGCATGATGCCCTTCAACTGGTTAACGAAATGAGGCAAGATATTGTTGTGGGTAGTTTTGATGCTAATGAAGAAGCTTGTGTGGCCGTTGAAGGGTTTGGTTTGGGAAGGGTGAGTCGGGTGCCAAATTTGCAGGATATTTACAGATTCCAGGTTGGTGGGAACCATAATCAGAGGGAAATTACAGTTGGTTGTCTGAATAAGGAGCATGCATTGATGGGCACTAATGGGGTTATCAGGGTCTGGAAGGTTAAGGACGGGGGAGAGTATTTGTATAGTTTAGGTGATAGAGTTGGTGAACTGAATGCCATTGCTGCTACAGAGAGGTACGTAGCTACAGGTGGAAATGATGATATTCATCTGTTTGATTTTGCTCCACAGGACATGGAGTGA
- the LOC120007741 gene encoding F-box protein SNE-like has product MAQQQFNKIHYNYHRQPTRPSKGGDREKRHKFYLNDHIDILIEILKRLDGQSLSVAACVCRLWCTIARNDSLWENLCFRDVSPPPSGVRPVVVALGGHRRLYMLCVRPVLSRLGELRVGESGRRSRRVWRQEEVVQQLSLSLFCVDYYERLGVGERFGDSASPSSLMFLCI; this is encoded by the coding sequence ATGGCACAGCAGCAATTCAATAAAATCCACTATAACTACCACCGACAACCTACGAGACCAAGCAAAGGAGGAGATAGAGAGAAGAGACACAAGTTTTACCTGAACGACCACATTGACATCTTAATCGAGATCCTGAAGCGTCTAGACGGGCAATCCCTAAGTGTGGCGGCCTGCGTTTGTAGACTCTGGTGCACCATCGCTCGCAACGACTCGCTGTGGGAGAACCTCTGCTTCCGGGACGTGTCACCTCCGCCATCCGGTGTGCGACCAGTTGTGGTGGCGTTGGGCGGGCATAGACGGCTTTACATGTTGTGTGTGCGGCCGGTGCTGAGTCGGCTTGGCGAGTTGAGAGTGGGTGAGTCGGGGAGGAGGAGTAGAAGGGTTTGGAGGCAGGAGGAGGTGGTGCAGCAGCTTTCACTGTCTTTGTTTTGTGTTGATTACTATGAGAGGCTCGGAGTTGGGGAGAGATTCGGTGACTCGGCGTCTCCATCGTCTCTCATGTTCCTCTGCATCTGA
- the LOC120007925 gene encoding zinc finger CCCH domain-containing protein 18-like isoform X1, with translation MDFSESTKVVYNRVQKLEPENVTKVIGYLLLQDYGEREMIRLAFGHDNMIHSLINKAKTDLGLSKPAFPASILPLQVNSPPVADHYLQFAPYSRASSCPVSSPASFWPTNSYWESQVTDQQHVQNLDFVQSGSSGSVAEDYRLRNQIPFLKVEGQLDSVSPINSDFLGSGFYTEPAFGTRTNRRSPSLPEFPVKVCHYFNKGFCKHGNNCRYFHGHPIPESFSQVFSPGSNDSQNEDHLFSPLSIEKLELEITELLKSRRGYPVSIASLPMLYYEKYGKTLQAEGYLTESQRHGKTGFSLTKLLARLKNSICLVDRPHGQHAVILVEDIPKYLEYNSERNDPGGIVASSRQIYLTFPAESTFSEQDVSNYFNKFGPVRDVRIPCQQKRMFGFVTFFFAETVKQIFSKANPHFVCGARVLVKPYREKSKLVDWKYTEKMHHPMFYNHHFLGGDSEFYSMPRVPDNSSLLRKQLMDEHEHVLEVERRRLSDLQLAPNSLNHQSYFGYSMDEWRLSEEQADFPSAERLNYLLDVLNTGSNSEDKVRPFSSSYNDPDSNQGLNLPDSPFASPIRGGISTAT, from the exons ATGGATTTTTCAGAGTCCACAAAGGTTGTGTACAATAGAGTGCAGAAACTAGAGCCGGAAAATGTTACCAAGGTTATAGGGTACCTTCTGTTGCAAGATTATGGTGAGCGTGAGATGATCCGACTAGCATTTGGCCATGATAATATGATCCATTCATTGATCAACAAAGCTAAAACCGACCTTGGTTTATCCAAACCGGCTTTTCCCGCTTCAATCTTGCCATTGCAGGTGAATTCGCCACCCGTTGCTGATCATTATCTGCAATTTGCTCCATATTCCCGGGCTTCATCATGTCCGGTTTCATCTCCGGCCTCTTTCTGGCCTACAAACTCTTATTGGGAATCCCAAGTGACTGATCAGCAACATGTACAGAATTTGGATTTTGTTCAGTCAGGAAGTTCTGGTTCAGTTGCTGAAGATTATCGCCTCCGAAACCAAATTCCATTCTTAAAGGTTGAAGGTCAATTAGATTCTGTTAGTCCTATTAACTCAGACTTCTTGGGCAGTGGGTTTTACACCGAACCTGCATTCGGTACTAGAACTAATAGAAGGTCTCCAAGTTTGCCTGAATTCCCCGTTAAGGTTTGCCATTACTTCAACAAGGGATTTTGTAAACATGGAAACAATTGTAGGTATTTTCATGGCCATCCTATACCAGAGAGCTTTTCTCAGGTGTTCAGCCCAGGCTCCAATGATTCCCAAAATGAAGATCACTTATTTTCTCCTCTGTCTATCGAGAAGCTCGAACTAGAGATCACTGAGCTTTTGAAATCAAGAAGAGGGTATCCAGTCTCCATTGCGTCTTTGCCAATGCTGTATTATGAGAAGTATGGGAAGACTCTTCAGGCCGAGGGGTACCTTACAGAGAGCCAGAGACACGGTAAGACAGGCTTTAGTCTGACGAAGCTTCTCGCTCGATTGAAGAATAGCATTTGTCTTGTTGACAG GCCTCATGGGCAGCACGCAGTAATATTGGTAGAAGATATCCCCAAGTACCTGGAGTACAATAGTGAAAGAAATGATCCTGGTGGCATTGTTGCGAGTTCTCGGCAGATCTATCTTACCTTCCCTGCTGAGAGTACTTTTTCCGAGCAAGATGTTTCGAACTACTTTAA CAAATTCGGGCCTGTTCGGGATGTGAGGATTCCATGTCAACAGAAGAGGATGTTTGGGtttgtaacatttttttttgcagaGACTGTAAAGCAAATTTTTTCAAAAGCGAATCCTCATTTCGTATGTGGGGCTCGTGTTCTGGTGAAACCTTACAGAGAGAAGTCAAAGCTTGTTGATTG GAAATACACTGAGAAAATGCATCATCCTATGTTTTACAACCACCACTTTTTGGGTGGAGATTCTGAGTTTTACTCAA TGCCAAGAGTTCCTGATAATTCAAGCTTACTTAGGAAGCAGCTGATGGATGAACATGAGCATGTTCTTGAAGTTGAGCGAAGGCGTCTGTCAGATTTGCAATTAGCACCTAATTCCTTGAACCATCAGTCCTATTTCGGTTATTCAATGGACGAGTGGAGACTATCAGAAG AACAAGCAGATTTTCCATCCGCTGAGCGTCTTAATTATCTGCTGGATGTGTTGAACACCGGTTCCAACAGTGAGGACAAAGTCAGGCCTTTTAGCTCCAGTTACAATGACCCGGATAG CAACCAAGGACTCAATCTTCCAGATAGCCCATTTGCATCTCCGATACGGGGAGGCATATCCACAGCTACATAG
- the LOC120007925 gene encoding zinc finger CCCH domain-containing protein 18-like isoform X2, whose amino-acid sequence MDFSESTKVVYNRVQKLEPENVTKVIGYLLLQDYGEREMIRLAFGHDNMIHSLINKAKTDLGLSKPAFPASILPLQVNSPPVADHYLQFAPYSRASSCPVSSPASFWPTNSYWESQVTDQQHVQNLDFVQSGSSGSVAEDYRLRNQIPFLKVEGQLDSVSPINSDFLGSGFYTEPAFGTRTNRRSPSLPEFPVKVCHYFNKGFCKHGNNCRYFHGHPIPESFSQVFSPGSNDSQNEDHLFSPLSIEKLELEITELLKSRRGYPVSIASLPMLYYEKYGKTLQAEGYLTESQRHGKTGFSLTKLLARLKNSICLVDRPHGQHAVILVEDIPKYLEYNSERNDPGGIVASSRQIYLTFPAESTFSEQDVSNYFNKFGPVRDVRIPCQQKRMFGFVTFFFAETVKQIFSKANPHFVCGARVLVKPYREKSKLVDWKYTEKMHHPMFYNHHFLGGDSEFYSMPRVPDNSSLLRKQLMDEHEHVLEVERRRLSDLQLAPNSLNHQSYFGYSMDEWRLSEDFPSAERLNYLLDVLNTGSNSEDKVRPFSSSYNDPDSNQGLNLPDSPFASPIRGGISTAT is encoded by the exons ATGGATTTTTCAGAGTCCACAAAGGTTGTGTACAATAGAGTGCAGAAACTAGAGCCGGAAAATGTTACCAAGGTTATAGGGTACCTTCTGTTGCAAGATTATGGTGAGCGTGAGATGATCCGACTAGCATTTGGCCATGATAATATGATCCATTCATTGATCAACAAAGCTAAAACCGACCTTGGTTTATCCAAACCGGCTTTTCCCGCTTCAATCTTGCCATTGCAGGTGAATTCGCCACCCGTTGCTGATCATTATCTGCAATTTGCTCCATATTCCCGGGCTTCATCATGTCCGGTTTCATCTCCGGCCTCTTTCTGGCCTACAAACTCTTATTGGGAATCCCAAGTGACTGATCAGCAACATGTACAGAATTTGGATTTTGTTCAGTCAGGAAGTTCTGGTTCAGTTGCTGAAGATTATCGCCTCCGAAACCAAATTCCATTCTTAAAGGTTGAAGGTCAATTAGATTCTGTTAGTCCTATTAACTCAGACTTCTTGGGCAGTGGGTTTTACACCGAACCTGCATTCGGTACTAGAACTAATAGAAGGTCTCCAAGTTTGCCTGAATTCCCCGTTAAGGTTTGCCATTACTTCAACAAGGGATTTTGTAAACATGGAAACAATTGTAGGTATTTTCATGGCCATCCTATACCAGAGAGCTTTTCTCAGGTGTTCAGCCCAGGCTCCAATGATTCCCAAAATGAAGATCACTTATTTTCTCCTCTGTCTATCGAGAAGCTCGAACTAGAGATCACTGAGCTTTTGAAATCAAGAAGAGGGTATCCAGTCTCCATTGCGTCTTTGCCAATGCTGTATTATGAGAAGTATGGGAAGACTCTTCAGGCCGAGGGGTACCTTACAGAGAGCCAGAGACACGGTAAGACAGGCTTTAGTCTGACGAAGCTTCTCGCTCGATTGAAGAATAGCATTTGTCTTGTTGACAG GCCTCATGGGCAGCACGCAGTAATATTGGTAGAAGATATCCCCAAGTACCTGGAGTACAATAGTGAAAGAAATGATCCTGGTGGCATTGTTGCGAGTTCTCGGCAGATCTATCTTACCTTCCCTGCTGAGAGTACTTTTTCCGAGCAAGATGTTTCGAACTACTTTAA CAAATTCGGGCCTGTTCGGGATGTGAGGATTCCATGTCAACAGAAGAGGATGTTTGGGtttgtaacatttttttttgcagaGACTGTAAAGCAAATTTTTTCAAAAGCGAATCCTCATTTCGTATGTGGGGCTCGTGTTCTGGTGAAACCTTACAGAGAGAAGTCAAAGCTTGTTGATTG GAAATACACTGAGAAAATGCATCATCCTATGTTTTACAACCACCACTTTTTGGGTGGAGATTCTGAGTTTTACTCAA TGCCAAGAGTTCCTGATAATTCAAGCTTACTTAGGAAGCAGCTGATGGATGAACATGAGCATGTTCTTGAAGTTGAGCGAAGGCGTCTGTCAGATTTGCAATTAGCACCTAATTCCTTGAACCATCAGTCCTATTTCGGTTATTCAATGGACGAGTGGAGACTATCAGAAG ATTTTCCATCCGCTGAGCGTCTTAATTATCTGCTGGATGTGTTGAACACCGGTTCCAACAGTGAGGACAAAGTCAGGCCTTTTAGCTCCAGTTACAATGACCCGGATAG CAACCAAGGACTCAATCTTCCAGATAGCCCATTTGCATCTCCGATACGGGGAGGCATATCCACAGCTACATAG